Proteins from a genomic interval of Quercus lobata isolate SW786 chromosome 11, ValleyOak3.0 Primary Assembly, whole genome shotgun sequence:
- the LOC115966545 gene encoding peroxidase N1-like: MESARLIQTSLLVFLLLSLSVSYVHCQATRVGFYSKSCPRAESIVRSTVQAHFQSNPTVAPGLLRMHFHDCFVQGCDASVLVDGPDTEKTAGPNLGLRGYEVIDDAKTNLEAACPGVVSCADILALAARDSVVLTNGPNWQVPTGRKDGRVSLASDTTDLPGFTESIDAQKKKFSAKGLNAQDLVTLVGGHTIGTSACQFFQYRLYNFTTTGNGADPTINPSFLPQLRALCPQNGDATRRVGLDTGSQNRFDSSFFSNLRTGRGVLESDQKLWTDASTRSFVQSLLGSNAFNVQFGKSMVKMSNIGLKSGTQGEIRKVCSKIN, encoded by the exons ATGGAGAGTGCACGTTTGATCCAAACGTCCCTTTTGGTGTTTCTCTTGCTCTCTTTGAGTGTTTCTTACGTGCATTGCCAAGCCACTCGTGTTGGGTTCTACTCCAAATCATGCCCTCGAGCTGAATCCATTGTTCGCTCAACGGTTCAAGCTCATTTCCAATCTAATCCCACTGTGGCTCCTGGATTGTTAAGGATGCACTTTCATGACTGTTTCGTGCAGGGTTGCGATGCTTCTGTCCTTGTTGATGGGCCTGACACTGAGAAAACAGCCGGACCTAACCTTGGTTTGAGAGGATATGAAGTTATTGATGATGCGAAGACCAATCTTGAAGCTGCATGCCCTGGTGTTGTTTCTTGTGCTGATATTCTTGCGCTTGCTGCTCGCGATTCTGTCGTTCTG acaaatggaccaaattggcaGGTGCCAACCGGACGCAAAGATGGTCGAGTATCATTGGCTTCTGATACTACCGATTTGCCTGGCTTTACAGAATCCATTGATGCTCAGAAGAAAAAGTTTTCAGCGAAAGGTTTAAACGCTCAAGATCTGGTTACTCTTGTCG GTGGCCATACTATTGGAACTTCAGCTTGCCAGTTCTTTCAGTACAGATTGTATAACTTCACTACTACTGGAAATGGTGCCGATCCTACAATCAACCCCAGTTTCCTTCCTCAATTACGAGCACTCTGCCCACAAAATGGTGATGCCACAAGGCGTGTTGGACTAGACACCGGTAGCCAAAACAGATTTGACTCATCTTTCTTCTCCAACTTGAGGACTGGCCGAGGAGTACTTGAGtctgatcaaaagttatggacTGACGCCTCCACCAGAAGTTTTGTTCAAAGCTTGCTTGGGTCAAATGCCTTCAATGTGCAGTTCGGAAAGTCCATGGTGAAGATGAGCAACATTGGCCTCAAGTCTGGTACTCAAGGTGAAATTCGCAAAGTGTGTTCTAAGATCAACTGA